A part of Aricia agestis chromosome 13, ilAriAges1.1, whole genome shotgun sequence genomic DNA contains:
- the LOC121733039 gene encoding neurofilament heavy polypeptide-like: MKVLILCMAFVAASLAMPVAEEKPELSVVPAVQSEIKPEEPKPDIKLPEPEDVEDPEVEAAAEPEKEEKLPEPEAKSAPAESKPAEPEPEVKPAEPIVEEKKIEIPEQKPAASEEKPEAEKPAEAKPEIKSELPEAKPEVKAAEPEVKAAEPEPVKPVEEVKPEETQAKVEEISENIAPKSAPIPDEIIDVVSAVKSPAAVADDIVDPVAINPISEAQPVITAKSAKPEEKKEEPASEPAAPAPKTSEETKPVESKPEEKPAEAPTPAAAEPEAPAAAAKSSEAPASDSQRVIRDAVEGEKLAPETLKTDAPIVAEVTKEQAVKSAEVPEAPQALETKEEPKKEEIIPKELKSAEAPKEEKVEEKPEEKEEKKEEKKEEKPEEKKSEEPKPAPAEEKKDEPAQQDETKSSEESAESSESNESAEKSEKDTAPKS, translated from the coding sequence ATGAAGGTCTTAATACTTTGCATGGCCTTTGTGGCTGCAAGCCTGGCGATGCCTGTTGCTGAAGAGAAACCAGAACTGAGTGTAGTGCCCGCTGTACAATCGGAAATCAAACCGGAGGAGCCCAAGCCCGACATTAAATTACCGGAGCCAGAAGACGTTGAGGACCCTGAGGTTGAGGCCGCAGCTGAGcctgaaaaagaagaaaaactTCCGGAACCCGAAGCGAAGTCTGCTCCTGCCGAGTCTAAGCCAGCCGAACCGGAACCCGAGGTCAAACCCGCCGAACCAATAGTAGAGGAAAAGAAAATCGAGATCCCAGAGCAGAAGCCAGCTGCCTCCGAAGAGAAACCGGAGGCCGAGAAGCCAGCTGAAGCTAAACCAGAAATCAAATCTGAGCTACCGGAAGCCAAACCCGAGGTCAAGGCCGCCGAGCCCGAGGTCAAGGCTGCCGAACCCGAGCCTGTCAAACCAGTGGAAGAGGTCAAACCTGAAGAAACTCAAGCAAAGGTAGAGGAAATCAGCGAAAATATTGCTCCTAAGAGTGCTCCTATTCCTGATGAAATTATTGACGTAGTCAGTGCTGTAAAGAGTCCCGCCGCCGTTGCCGACGACATCGTTGACCCAGTTGCGATTAACCCAATTTCTGAGGCTCAACCGGTGATCACGGCTAAGAGCGCCAAGCCCGAGGAGAAGAAAGAGGAGCCCGCTTCTGAGCCTGCAGCGCCCGCTCCTAAAACTTCCGAGGAGACCAAACCCGTCGAGTCAAAACCAGAGGAGAAGCCCGCAGAAGCCCCCACCCCAGCTGCAGCTGAGCCCGAAGCACCCGCCGCGGCAGCAAAGTCGAGCGAAGCCCCCGCCTCTGACTCGCAGCGTGTGATCCGCGACGCCGTAGAGGGAGAGAAACTTGCGCCAGAAACCCTCAAAACCGATGCTCCCATCGTCGCCGAAGTGACCAAAGAGCAGGCCGTCAAATCCGCCGAAGTGCCCGAAGCGCCCCAAGCTCTCGAAACCAAGGAGGAACCCAAGAAGGAGGAGATCATCCCCAAGGAATTAAAATCGGCTGAGGCGCCAAAGGAGGAGAAGGTAGAGGAAAAACCGGAGGAGAAGGAGGAAAAGAAGGAAGAGAAGAAGGAGGAGAAACCGGAGGAGAAGAAGAGCGAAGAACCAAAGCCGGCGCCCGCCGAGGAGAAGAAGGATGAGCCCGCCCAGCAGGACGAAACCAAGAGCTCCGAGGAGAGCGCAGAGAGCTCGGAGTCGAACGAGAGCGCAGAGAAATCGGAAAAAGACACCGCTCCTAAGTCTTAG